One genomic region from Nostoc sphaeroides encodes:
- the uvrC gene encoding excinuclease ABC subunit UvrC: MTISTQILPLVKEPERLENRLAEIPPEPGVYFMRDSSDRIIYIGKSRKLRSRVRSYFRDGYNKSERIATMVKLVTEIEFIVTDTEAEALALEANLIKQHQPYFNVLLKDDKKYPYLCITWSEDYPRIFITRKRQFGKEKDKFYGPYTDAGLLREIVRLCKRIFPQRQRPQPLFKDRPCLNYDLGRCPGVCQQMISPEEYRKIVQKIAMVFQGRTQELIEILTQQMNAAAENLNFESAARIRDQISGLKSLTANQKVSLPDDTVSRDAIALAANEEYACIQLFQIRAGQLVGRLAFVADAHAEPGAILQRALEEHYQTADSVEIPLEILVQNDLPDSEILADVLTQRKGKKVTILTPLRQTKAELIEMVERNAQYELQRMQKLGDRNHQAMQDLAAILDLPDVPHRIEGYDISHIQGSNAVASQVVFIDGLPAKQHYRHYKIKNPTVTAGHSDDFASLAEVIGRRFRKYGDDPQLSRLGNPDWPDLIMIDGGKGQLSSVVAVLQEMNLLEDLRVVSLAKQREEIFLPGESKPLTTDSEQAGVQLLRRLRDEAHRFAVTFHRQQRSDKLKRSRLDEIPGLGHHRQKQLLGHFRSVDYIRQAAPTQLAEVPGIGPRLAQEIYDYFHPS, from the coding sequence TTCATGCGGGACAGTAGCGATCGCATTATATATATAGGTAAATCACGTAAGTTGCGATCGCGTGTCCGTTCTTATTTCCGGGATGGCTACAACAAGAGTGAACGCATCGCCACGATGGTGAAGTTGGTGACAGAAATTGAATTCATTGTCACTGATACCGAAGCCGAAGCGTTAGCACTAGAAGCGAATTTGATCAAGCAGCACCAGCCATACTTTAATGTGCTGCTCAAAGATGATAAAAAATATCCCTATCTCTGCATCACTTGGTCAGAAGATTATCCGCGAATTTTTATTACCCGTAAACGTCAATTCGGCAAAGAAAAGGATAAATTTTACGGCCCTTATACTGATGCTGGTTTATTACGAGAAATTGTCCGCCTGTGCAAGCGGATTTTCCCACAACGACAACGCCCTCAACCACTTTTTAAAGACCGTCCTTGCTTAAATTATGATTTAGGGCGTTGTCCGGGTGTCTGTCAACAGATGATTTCACCAGAAGAATATCGCAAAATTGTGCAAAAAATAGCGATGGTCTTCCAAGGGCGAACTCAGGAACTGATTGAGATTTTGACTCAACAGATGAACGCAGCAGCTGAAAACTTGAATTTTGAGTCAGCAGCGCGGATTCGTGACCAAATTTCTGGGTTAAAGTCGCTGACAGCTAATCAAAAAGTTTCCTTACCAGATGATACAGTTTCGCGGGATGCGATCGCACTGGCAGCCAACGAAGAATACGCTTGCATTCAACTATTCCAGATTCGCGCTGGACAATTGGTAGGACGTTTAGCATTTGTGGCGGATGCTCACGCAGAACCGGGAGCTATTTTACAACGAGCTTTAGAGGAACATTACCAAACTGCTGACTCAGTGGAAATACCTTTAGAAATTTTGGTACAGAATGATTTACCAGATAGCGAGATATTGGCGGATGTCTTAACTCAACGCAAAGGGAAAAAAGTCACAATCTTGACTCCTTTGCGGCAAACTAAGGCAGAATTAATTGAGATGGTAGAGCGAAATGCCCAGTATGAATTGCAAAGAATGCAAAAATTAGGCGATCGCAATCACCAAGCAATGCAAGATTTAGCCGCCATTCTCGATTTACCAGATGTACCCCATCGCATCGAAGGTTATGATATTTCCCATATTCAAGGCTCAAATGCAGTAGCTTCGCAAGTCGTGTTTATCGACGGATTACCCGCCAAACAGCATTATCGCCACTACAAAATTAAAAATCCCACGGTGACGGCGGGACATTCAGATGATTTTGCTAGTCTTGCTGAAGTTATTGGGCGACGGTTCCGTAAGTATGGTGACGATCCACAGTTGTCACGTTTGGGTAATCCAGATTGGCCTGATTTAATCATGATTGATGGTGGTAAAGGTCAATTATCATCAGTTGTCGCCGTTTTGCAAGAGATGAATTTATTAGAAGACTTGCGAGTTGTAAGTCTGGCGAAGCAGCGAGAAGAGATTTTTTTACCGGGAGAATCTAAACCCTTAACGACTGATTCAGAACAAGCAGGGGTGCAATTGTTGCGGCGGTTGCGGGATGAAGCGCACCGATTTGCAGTGACTTTTCATCGTCAGCAACGTAGTGATAAATTGAAGCGATCGCGTTTAGATGAAATCCCTGGTTTAGGACATCATCGACAAAAGCAGCTACTAGGGCATTTTCGCTCAGTTGATTATATTCGGCAAGCTGCACCCACACAACTTGCTGAGGTTCCAGGAATCGGCCCGCGTTTGGCTCAAGAAATTTACGATTATTTTCATCCTTCTTGA